The proteins below come from a single Oryzias latipes chromosome 14, ASM223467v1 genomic window:
- the LOC105355628 gene encoding nascent polypeptide-associated complex subunit alpha, muscle-specific form-like isoform X3 — translation MSDKKDPIPETRVRKLKKDGSWIRKEDDSTTSKPVAPESNPLVKQNSFVLTAVKRYEPKEPTKHLVTLPGEKNKTGNVKTSPLVDSASLPKRVSNAKIKQKELAANEVQPLNDTGVEKGIMSTPEKATDLRLTQNTDNTKPVPPGDTDNQIALSKQDQKGIIKDTADVKTKSLPKAVNVETVTNETSLPNTQQPVVGGLSEVPAVKADIKITESSEDLAPLPEPSTVIRAERVAVCTPGDKTTAPNSEESCSQGLSKTPTGKAAITSGESEEKPVALPEPVSVVKAKSEVQLADDAPVGQGVESTPEQASEHTKTVVHLEPSPNTDTQTSSEQELNKIAKATAEVKEGSSPEVPSANIATETDETSLPNNMPSVLSGLPVVPSAIADFKSADSQEDPSPFPEPFIVVRAEKVDVSPVKDENTFLDNGKLVSNNSSQSPAPEALLKLTKTKEDSAATQEPSESEVQSIKGGVVEQMNEPAHQCTGYGNRELTRKENVEPLLSADNNNQTIPSDQDANKVAKSIGGIEVESSPEILSAKKETVTNETSPSKSMPSVPSGLSEAPPVKVDVKPANPETPAPLSEPTTMIRAEIATGCVPEDKTTPPKSEQPLSQDLSKTPTDKAAITSRKSEEKPVALPELLPALKAKSDEELADDAPVGPSVVSTPEQVSENLLKKPVKIDSSPNTDTQKSSEQDAKKVPKAAGDIEVKSSPEVPSTKKETVTNETSPSKSMPSVPSGLSEAPAVKVDVKPAESPETPAPLPGASTMIRVERTTGFVLEHKTAPPNSEQALSQDLSKTPTDKAAITSRKSEEKPVALPEPLPALKAKSDEELADDAPVEPSVVSTPEQVSENLLKKPVKVYSSPNADTQTSSEQDANKIAKAAGEIEVKSSPEALFTKKETVTNETSPSKSVPSVPSGLSEAPAAKVNVKSAESPETPAPLPGASTMIRAEIPTGCVPENKTTPPNSEKALSQDLSKTPTDKAAITSRKSEEKPVALPELLPALKAKSDEELADDAPVEPSVVSTPEQVSENLLKKPVKIDSSPNTDTQKSSEQDAKKLPKVAGDIEVKSSPEVPSTKKETVTNETSPSKSMPSVPSGLSEAPAVKVDVKPAESPETPAPLPGASTMIRVERTTGFVLEHKTAPPNSEQALSQDLSKTPTDKAAITSGKSEEKPVALPEPLPALKAKSDEELADDAPVEPSVVSTPEQVSENLLKKPVKVYSSPNADTQTSSEQDANKIAKAAGEIEVKSSPEALFTKKETVTNETSPSKSVPSVPSGLSEAPAAKVNVKSAESPETPAPLPGASTMIRAEIPTGCVPENKTTPPNSEKALSQDLSKTPTDKAAITSRKSEEKPVALPELLPALKAKSDEELADDAPVEPSVVSTPEQVSENLLKKPVKIDSSPNTDTQKSSEQDAKKVPKAAGEIEVKSSPEVPSTKKETVTNETSPSKSMPSVPSGLSEAPAVKVDVKPAESPETPAPLPGASTMIRAEIPTGCVPEDKKTPPNSEQALFQDLSQTPTDKAAITSGKSEEKPVALPEPSVVSTPEQVSENLLKKPVKVDSSPNTDTQTSSEKDVNKIAKAAGEIEVSSVDKETVTDEAIPLKGDPVPGRLSEAPGVKTDVKPTESQEDPVKTLESTADLNTNNMVKPVPSQNTSTSTFKQQIEKVTCKIVEEGEFEPIPDILTLHKATPVNETTTSKIEIPATDSWRKSPPAETLVKAAEREEDSAVPPEQVPAICTESDVHPLDDAAAFNQSDEATSEHAPKQMPALKKVLILGSSEDLRKIAEDLSSTKNNLRLFSKNDICTYCNQIIDGKAKIVFSEPSVICHPECLKCGVCVKDLGSLEITMFLRDETIMCVDCYRKA, via the exons GCCTAAAGAACCTACGAAGCATCTTGTTACTCTTCcgggtgaaaaaaacaaaacaggcaaTGTGAAGACATCTCCTTTAGTAGATTCTGCATCACTTCCGAAGCGAGTTTCAAATGCCAAGATCAAACAGAAGGAGCTTGCAGCAAATGAAGTCCAACCTCTTAATGATACTGGTGTTGAAAAAGGAATCATGTCAACACCTGAGAAAGCCACTGATTTAAGGTTGACGCAAAACACAGATAATACTAAACCTGTGCCACCTGGAGACACTGATAATCAGATTGCTCTTTCAAAACAAGATCAAAAGGGAATAATTAAAGATACTGCTGATGTTAAAACAAAGTCATTGCCTAAGGCTGTTAATGTGGAAACAGTAACAAATGAGACATCTCTACCCAACACCCAACAACCAGTCGTTGGTGGTCTTTCTGAGGTTCCAGCCGTCAAAGCTGATATTAAAATTACAGAGAGTTCAGAGGATCTTGCACCCCTTCCAGAGCCATCAACAGTGATCAGAGCTGAAAGAGTAGCTGTGTGTACACCAGGAGATAAAACAACTGCCCCAAACAGTGAAGAATCATGTTCTCAAGGTCTTTCCAAAACACCCACTGGCAAAGCTGCCATTACATCTGGAGAGAGTGAAGAGAAACCTGTAGCATTGCCAGAGCCAGTTTCGGTAGTCAAAGCTAAGAGTGAAGTCCAACTGGCTGATGATGCTCCTGTTGGCCAAGGTGTTGAGTCAACCCCTGAGCAGGCTTCAGAACACACAAAGACTGTAGTACATCTTGAACCATCTCCAAATACTGATACTCAGACATCTTCAGAACAAGAGTTAAATAAAATAGCTAAAGCTACTGCAGAGGTTAAAGAAGGTTCATCACCCGAAGTCCCTTCTGCTAACATAGCAACAGAAACAGATGAGACATCTCTACCAAATAATATGCCATCAGTTCTGAGTGGTCTGCCTGTGGTTCCATCTGCTATAGCTGATTTCAAATCTGCAGACAGTCAAGAAGACCCTTCACCATTTCCAGAGCCCTTTATAGTGGTTAGAGCAGAAAAGGTAGATGTGTCTCCTGTGAAAGATGAAAACACTTTCCTTGACAATGGCAAACTAGTCAGTAACAACTCCTCTCAGTCACCTGCTCCTGAAGCTCTTCTCAAATTGACAAAAACTAAAGAGGACTCTGCAGCAACACAAGAGCCATCTGAAAGTGAAGTCCAATCTATCAAAGGTGGTGTTGTTGAACAAATGAATGAGCCTGCACATCAGTGTACTGGATATGGTAACCGAGAACTGACTAGAAAGGAAAATGTCGAACCTTTATTATCTGCTGACAATAATAATCAGACGATTCCTTCAGATCAAGATGCAAATAAAGTAGCTAAATCTATTGGAGGGATTGAAGTGGAGTCATCACCAGAGATCCTTTCTGCTAAGAAAGAAACAGTAACAAATGAAACATCTCCATCTAAGAGTATGCCATCAGTTCCGAGTGGTCTGTCTGAGGCTCCACCTGTCAAAGTTGATGTCAAACCTGCAAATCCTGAGACTCCTGCACCCCTTTCAGAGCCAACAACAATGATCAGAGCTGAAATAGCAACTGGGTGTGTACCAGAAGATAAAACAACTCCACCTAAAAGTGAACAACCACTTTCTCAAGATCTTTCCAAAACTCCAACTGACAAAGCTGCTATTACATCTAGGAAGAGTGAAGAGAAGCCTGTAGCGTTGCCAGAGCTGCTTCCAGCACTCAAAGCTAAGAGTGATGAGGAATTGGCTGATGATGCTCCTGTTGGACCAAGTGTTGTGTCAACACCTGAACAGGTTTCAGAGAACCTACTGAAGAAGCCTGTGAAGATTGATTCATCTCCAAATACTGATACTCAGAAATCTTCAGAACAAGATGCAAAAAAAGTACCTAAAGCTGCTGGAGACATTGAAGTGAAGTCATCACCGGAGGTCCCTTctactaaaaaagaaacagtaacAAATGAAACATCTCCATCTAAGAGTATGCCATCAGTTCCGAGCGGTCTGTCTGAGGCTCCAGCTGTCAAAGTTGATGTCAAACCTGCAGAAAGTCCAGAGACTCCTGCACCGCTTCCAGGGGCATCAACAATGATCAGAGTTGAAAGAACAACTGGGTTTGTACTAGAACATAAAACAGCTCCACCTAACAGTGAACAAGCACTTTCTCAAGATCTTTCCAAAACTCCAACTGACAAAGCTGCCATTACATCTAGGAAGAGTGAAGAGAAGCCTGTAGCGTTGCCAGAGCCGCTTCCAGCACTCAAAGCTAAGAGTGATGAGGAATTGGCTGATGATGCTCCTGTTGAACCAAGTGTTGTGTCAACACCTGAACAGGTTTCAGAGAACCTACTGAAGAAGCCTGTGAAAGTTTATTCATCTCCAAATGCTGATACTCAGACATCTTCAGAACAAGATGCAAATAAAATAGCTAAAGCTGCTGGAGAGATTGAAGTTAAGTCATCACCGGAGGCCCtttttactaaaaaagaaacagtaacAAATGAAACATCTCCATCTAAGAGTGTGCCATCAGTTCCGAGCGGTCTGTCTGAGGCTCCAGCTGCCAAAGTTAATGTAAAATCTGCAGAAAGTCCAGAGACTCCTGCACCGCTTCCAGGGGCATCAACAATGATCAGAGCTGAAATACCAACTGGGTGTGtaccagaaaataaaacaactccaCCTAACAGTGAAAAAGCACTTTCTCAAGATCTTTCCAAAACTCCAACTGACAAAGCTGCCATTACATCTAGGAAGAGTGAAGAAAAGCCTGTAGCGTTGCCAGAGCTGCTTCCAGCACTCAAAGCTAAGAGTGATGAGGAATTGGCTGATGATGCTCCTGTTGAACCAAGTGTTGTGTCAACACCTGAACAGGTTTCAGAGAACCTACTGAAGAAGCCTGTGAAGATTGATTCATCTCCAAATACTGATACTCAGAAATCTTCAGAACAAGATGCAAAAAAATTACCTAAAGTTGCTGGAGACATTGAAGTTAAGTCATCACCGGAGGTCCCTTctactaaaaaagaaacagtaacAAATGAAACATCTCCATCTAAGAGTATGCCATCAGTTCCGAGTGGTCTGTCTGAGGCTCCAGCTGTCAAAGTTGATGTCAAACCTGCAGAAAGTCCAGAGACTCCTGCACCGCTTCCAGGGGCATCAACAATGATCAGAGTTGAAAGAACAACTGGGTTTGTACTAGAACATAAAACAGCTCCACCTAACAGTGAACAAGCACTTTCTCAAGATCTTTCCAAAACTCCAACTGACAAAGCTGCCATTACATCTGGGAAGAGTGAAGAGAAGCCTGTAGCGTTGCCAGAGCCGCTTCCAGCACTCAAAGCTAAGAGTGATGAGGAATTGGCTGATGATGCTCCTGTTGAACCAAGTGTTGTGTCAACACCTGAACAGGTTTCAGAGAACCTACTGAAGAAGCCTGTGAAAGTTTATTCATCTCCAAATGCTGATACTCAGACATCTTCAGAACAAGATGCAAATAAAATAGCTAAAGCTGCTGGAGAGATTGAAGTTAAGTCATCACCGGAGGCCCtttttactaaaaaagaaacagtaacAAATGAAACATCTCCATCTAAGAGTGTGCCATCAGTTCCGAGTGGTCTGTCTGAGGCTCCAGCTGCCAAAGTTAATGTAAAATCTGCAGAAAGTCCAGAGACTCCTGCACCGCTTCCAGGGGCATCAACAATGATCAGAGCTGAAATACCAACTGGGTGTGtaccagaaaataaaacaactccaCCTAACAGTGAAAAAGCACTTTCTCAAGATCTTTCCAAAACTCCAACTGACAAAGCTGCCATTACATCTAGGAAGAGTGAAGAGAAGCCTGTAGCGTTGCCAGAGCTGCTTCCAGCACTCAAAGCTAAGAGTGATGAGGAATTGGCTGATGATGCTCCTGTTGAACCAAGTGTTGTGTCAACACCTGAACAGGTTTCAGAGAACCTACTGAAGAAGCCTGTGAAGATTGATTCATCTCCAAATACTGATACTCAGAAATCTTCAGAACAAGATGCAAAAAAAGTACCTAAAGCTGCTGGAGAGATTGAAGTTAAGTCCTCACCGGAGGTCCCTTctactaaaaaagaaacagtaacAAATGAAACATCTCCATCTAAGAGTATGCCATCAGTTCCGAGCGGTCTGTCTGAGGCTCCAGCTGTCAAAGTTGATGTCAAACCTGCAGAAAGTCCAGAGACTCCTGCACCCCTGCCAGGGGCATCAACAATGATCAGAGCTGAAATACCAACTGGGTGTGTACCAGAAGATAAAAAAACTCCACCTAACAGTGAACAAGCACTTTTTCAAGATCTTTCCCAAACACCAACTGACAAAGCTGCCATTACATCTGGGAAGAGTGAAGAGAAGCCTGTAGCGTTGCCAGAACCAAGTGTTGTGTCAACACCTGAACAGGTTTCAGAGAACCTACTGAAGAAGCCTGTGAAAGTTGATTCATCTCCAAATACTGATACTCAGACATCTTCAGAAAAAGATGTTAATAAAATAGCTAAAGCTGCTGGAGAGATTGAAGTCTCTTCTGTTGACAAAGAAACAGTAACAGATGAAGCAATTCCACTTAAGGGAGACCCAGTTCCTGGTCGTCTGTCTGAGGCTCCAGGAGTCAAAACTGATGTCAAACCTACAGAGAGTCAAGAAGATCCTGTCAAAACACTAGAAAGCACAGCAGACTTGAATACAAACAACATGGTTAAGCCAGTGCCATCACAAAATACTAGTACATCTACCTTTAAACAACAAATAGAAAAGGTAACTTGTAAAATTGTTGAAGAGGGTGAATTTGAGCCAATCCCTGACATCCTCACACTTCATAAAGCAACGCCTGTAAATGAGACAACTACATCTAAAATTGAAATCCCAGCTACTGATAGTTGGCGTAAATCACCTCCTGCTGAAACTTTGGTAAAGGCTGCAGAGCGCGAAGAGGATTCTGCAGTACCTCCAGAGCAAGTTCCAGCAATCTGTACTGAGAGCGATGTCCATCCTCTCGATGATGCTGCTGCTTTTAATCAAAGTGATGAGGCAACATCTGAGCATGCACCAAAACAGATGCCTGCTCTGAAGAAAGTTCTAATTTTGGGCAGTTCTGAGGATTTGAGGAAGATTGCAGAGGACCTAAGTTCTACAAAGAACAACTTGAGATTATT CAGTAAAAATGATATCTGCACTTACTGCAATCAAATCATTGATGGAAAAGCCAAGATTGTTTTTAGTGAACCTTCAGTGATCTGCCACCCGGAGTGCCTCAAG TGTGGAGTTTGTGTGAAGGACCTGGGGAGTCTCGAGATCACCATGTTCTTGCGTGATGAAACGATCATGTGTGTTGACTGCTACAGGAAAGCTTGA